One window from the genome of Paracoccus zhejiangensis encodes:
- a CDS encoding L-serine ammonia-lyase, protein MFLSVFDLFKIGVGPSSSHTMGPMVAGSRFLQSLREQPFRAHGLKASLHGSLAFTGKGHATDRATILGLAGFVPETIDAEAAEAALARNRETRVLAPEGLPELAFDPEVDLRFDYDHALPGHANGMTLSATDAQGDVIYHQVYYSVGGGFVLTEEELAKKGDEGRSDAVSKVPYPFASAAEMLEMAKASGKSIAAMKRENERVYRSDAKTDEGLRRIWQVMRDCMDRGLSTGGHLPGGLNVRRRAKGVHEKLMAERGMNLTAPHVINDWMSTYAMAVNEENAAGGQVVTSPTNGAAGVLPAVIRYWLDHVPGASERDLPDFLLTAAAVGGLIKHNASISGAECGCQAEVGSASAMAAAGLAAVLGGTPEQVENAAEIALEHHLGMTCDPVRGLVQVPCIERNGLGAIKAVSAASLALRGDGEHIVPLDAAIETMRQTGRDMSEKYKETSLGGLAVNVPNC, encoded by the coding sequence ATGTTCCTGTCAGTGTTCGATCTGTTCAAGATCGGTGTCGGCCCGTCCTCGTCGCATACGATGGGGCCAATGGTGGCCGGGTCGCGCTTCCTACAATCGCTGCGCGAGCAACCCTTCCGCGCCCATGGGCTGAAGGCCAGCCTGCATGGCAGCCTCGCCTTTACCGGCAAGGGTCACGCGACCGACCGCGCCACCATCCTGGGGCTGGCAGGCTTCGTGCCCGAAACCATCGATGCCGAGGCGGCCGAGGCGGCGCTGGCCCGCAACCGGGAAACCCGCGTGCTGGCACCCGAGGGCCTGCCGGAGCTGGCCTTCGACCCCGAGGTCGATCTGCGTTTCGACTATGACCACGCCCTGCCCGGCCATGCCAATGGCATGACGCTGTCGGCCACCGATGCACAGGGCGACGTGATCTATCACCAGGTCTATTACTCGGTCGGCGGCGGCTTCGTGCTGACCGAGGAGGAGCTGGCGAAGAAGGGCGACGAGGGGCGCAGCGATGCCGTCTCCAAGGTGCCCTATCCCTTTGCCAGCGCCGCCGAAATGCTGGAGATGGCCAAGGCCTCGGGCAAGTCCATCGCCGCGATGAAGCGCGAGAACGAGCGGGTCTATCGCAGCGACGCCAAGACCGACGAGGGGTTGCGGCGGATCTGGCAGGTGATGCGCGACTGCATGGACCGGGGACTGTCCACCGGCGGGCATCTGCCCGGCGGGCTGAACGTCCGCCGCCGCGCCAAGGGCGTGCATGAAAAGCTGATGGCCGAGCGCGGCATGAACCTGACCGCGCCGCATGTCATCAACGACTGGATGTCGACCTATGCCATGGCGGTGAACGAGGAGAACGCTGCCGGCGGCCAGGTCGTCACCTCGCCCACCAATGGCGCGGCGGGGGTTCTGCCCGCCGTCATCCGCTATTGGCTCGACCACGTGCCGGGGGCCAGCGAGCGCGACCTGCCCGATTTCCTGCTGACGGCGGCGGCGGTCGGCGGGCTGATCAAGCACAATGCCTCGATCTCGGGTGCCGAATGCGGCTGTCAGGCCGAGGTGGGCAGCGCCTCCGCCATGGCGGCGGCCGGCTTGGCCGCGGTTCTGGGCGGCACGCCCGAGCAGGTCGAGAACGCAGCCGAGATCGCGCTGGAGCATCACCTGGGCATGACCTGCGATCCGGTGCGCGGGCTGGTGCAGGTGCCCTGCATCGAGCGCAACGGCTTGGGCGCGATCAAGGCGGTCTCTGCGGCCAGCCTCGCCCTGCGTGGCGATGGCGAGCATATCGTGCCGCTGGACGCCGCCATCGAGACCATGCGCCAGACCGGCCGCGACATGAGCGAGAAGTACAAGGAAACCTCGCTTGGCGGGCTGGCGGTGAACGTTCCGAACTGCTGA
- the dusB gene encoding tRNA dihydrouridine synthase DusB — translation MTQPDPILVGDQRLGPPVFLAPMAGITDLPFRRQVARYGAGLLVSEMVASTEMVTPRPSTRAAVRAKALTEGALPVSVQIAGREAGAMAETARIVAGMGARIIDINMGCPAKKVTGGLSGAALMRDLDHALGLIDAVVGAVDLPVTLKMRLGWDADCLNAPELARRASEAGVQMLTVHGRTRAQFYKGSADWDAIRAVANLPGRPPLVANGDVIDAASARAALALSGADAVMVGRGAQGAPWRLAQIAHELWGTPAPDVPQGAALAEAVADHYEDILSLYGEELGLRVARKHLGWYAEANGAPGRDLMLRADSPAATLALIRSCFGDASGDPMGDPVGRAA, via the coding sequence ATGACCCAGCCTGACCCCATCCTTGTCGGCGACCAGCGGCTTGGCCCGCCGGTCTTTCTTGCGCCGATGGCCGGCATCACCGACTTGCCCTTCCGCCGGCAGGTGGCGCGCTATGGCGCGGGGCTGCTGGTCAGCGAGATGGTAGCCTCGACCGAGATGGTGACGCCGCGCCCCTCGACCCGCGCGGCGGTGCGGGCCAAGGCGCTGACCGAGGGCGCGCTGCCGGTCAGCGTCCAGATCGCCGGGCGCGAGGCCGGAGCGATGGCCGAGACGGCGCGGATCGTCGCCGGCATGGGCGCGCGGATCATCGACATCAACATGGGTTGCCCGGCCAAGAAGGTGACGGGCGGGCTGTCCGGCGCGGCGCTGATGCGTGATCTGGATCATGCGCTGGGGCTGATCGATGCCGTGGTCGGCGCGGTCGACCTGCCGGTGACGCTGAAGATGCGGCTTGGCTGGGACGCCGATTGCCTGAACGCGCCGGAACTGGCCCGGCGGGCCAGCGAGGCCGGCGTGCAGATGCTGACCGTGCATGGCCGGACGCGGGCGCAGTTCTACAAGGGCAGCGCCGATTGGGACGCCATCCGGGCGGTGGCGAACCTGCCCGGGCGGCCGCCGCTGGTCGCCAATGGCGATGTGATCGATGCCGCCTCGGCCCGCGCCGCGCTGGCGCTGTCGGGCGCCGATGCGGTGATGGTCGGACGCGGTGCGCAGGGGGCTCCGTGGCGGCTGGCGCAGATCGCGCATGAGCTGTGGGGCACGCCGGCGCCCGATGTGCCGCAGGGTGCGGCGCTGGCCGAAGCCGTGGCCGATCACTATGAGGATATCCTGTCGCTCTATGGCGAGGAGCTGGGCCTGCGCGTCGCGCGCAAGCATCTGGGCTGGTATGCCGAAGCCAATGGCGCCCCCGGTCGCGACCTGATGTTGCGCGCCGACAGCCCGGCGGCGACGCTCGCCCTGATCCGCAGCTGTTTCGGCGACGCCTCGGGCGATCCGATGGGCGACCCCGTGGGGCGCGCCGCATGA
- a CDS encoding two-component system sensor histidine kinase NtrB, translating to MTCLPPPDFTASDPGTGWLGLPLPALVLDAKGRVAALNDAAEIWLNLSRRSTLGKALEGEEMAGRLRIDPSIAPMAERVVRGDETLFQPHVCFQIGDRAGRHEARYATLHAGPAADVPDGLSLLIVPSEMDDRHGQHRAVRTAARSAIGMAEMLAHEIKNPLAGIRGAAQLMAMNASPEDREMAEMIVSESRRIVALLDQVERFGDTTGPKLGPVNVHDVLEQVRRSAKVGFAKGLRILTDYDPSLPSALADPDQLMQVCLNLVKNAAEALSRRGGTIRLRTHYDHAMRLPPSEAEPGGRALPLQIEIEDDGPGLPEAIAGQIFEPFVSGRENGTGLGLALVSKIITDHGAWVQVDSRPGRTIFRLSLPKA from the coding sequence ATGACCTGCCTGCCGCCCCCCGATTTCACCGCCTCGGATCCGGGAACCGGCTGGCTGGGCCTGCCGCTTCCGGCGCTGGTGCTGGATGCCAAGGGGCGGGTGGCGGCATTGAATGACGCGGCCGAGATCTGGTTGAACCTGTCCCGCCGCTCGACTCTCGGCAAGGCGCTGGAGGGCGAGGAGATGGCCGGCCGGCTGCGCATCGATCCCTCGATCGCGCCCATGGCCGAGCGGGTGGTGCGCGGCGACGAGACGCTGTTCCAGCCCCATGTCTGCTTCCAGATCGGCGACCGCGCCGGCCGGCACGAGGCGCGCTATGCCACACTGCATGCCGGCCCGGCGGCGGATGTGCCGGATGGGCTGTCGCTCTTGATCGTGCCAAGCGAGATGGACGACCGCCACGGCCAGCACCGCGCCGTGCGCACCGCTGCCCGCAGTGCCATCGGCATGGCCGAGATGCTGGCCCATGAGATCAAGAATCCGCTGGCCGGCATTCGCGGCGCGGCGCAGCTGATGGCGATGAACGCCTCGCCCGAGGATCGCGAGATGGCCGAGATGATCGTCAGCGAAAGCCGCCGCATCGTTGCGCTGCTGGATCAGGTCGAGCGTTTTGGCGATACGACCGGGCCGAAACTGGGGCCGGTCAATGTCCATGACGTGCTGGAGCAGGTGCGCCGCTCGGCCAAGGTGGGCTTTGCCAAGGGGCTGCGGATACTGACCGATTACGACCCCTCGCTGCCTTCCGCCTTGGCCGATCCCGACCAGCTGATGCAGGTCTGCCTCAACCTGGTCAAGAACGCCGCCGAGGCGCTGTCGCGGCGCGGCGGCACCATCCGCCTGCGCACCCATTACGACCACGCCATGCGGCTGCCGCCCTCCGAGGCCGAGCCGGGTGGCCGGGCGCTGCCGCTGCAGATCGAGATCGAGGATGACGGGCCGGGCCTGCCCGAGGCCATTGCCGGCCAGATCTTCGAACCCTTCGTCTCGGGGCGCGAGAACGGCACCGGGCTGGGTCTGGCGCTGGTTTCGAAGATCATCACCGATCACGGCGCCTGGGTGCAGGTCGACAGCCGCCCCGGCCGCACGATTTTCCGCCTTTCATTGCCAAAAGCCTAG
- a CDS encoding response regulator yields the protein MDGTVLIADDDRTIRTVLTQALTRAGCRVHATGSLAQLTKWVDEGRGDLVITDVMMPDGNGIDRIPAIRKARPDLPVIVISAQNTIVTAIRATEADAFEYLPKPFDLPDLMGKAGQALSRRPRRSSEPTVAGETVSPEGGAASADPAMPLIGHAPAMQALFRMVARVLNADLPVVVSGEAGVGKSMIARSFHDLSDRKDRGLVVLSSADPLDAAVARIETQAAGGSVIIENPAGFDPAAQARLVGLIETLEADPEPGRAPRLISTMGHDPQADLAAGRLRADLYYRLAGVTMNVPPLRARIEDIVPLARHLLARAAAQGLPDRSLSEGAAALIRSHPFPGNVRELENTMRRLALTAAQAEITETEAREALAQVPGAELSARVAEPRLSPGAPDRGSRMPQMVSAADARLADSVEAHLQRYFDLHGEELPPPGLYDRILREIEKPLLEIALDATGGNQLRCADLLGINRNTLRKKLTDLNIEVTRRRKLM from the coding sequence ATGGATGGCACCGTTCTGATCGCCGACGACGACCGCACCATCCGCACCGTCCTGACCCAGGCGCTGACCCGGGCGGGCTGCCGGGTCCACGCGACCGGCTCGCTGGCGCAGCTGACGAAATGGGTGGACGAGGGGCGGGGGGATCTGGTCATCACCGATGTGATGATGCCTGACGGCAATGGCATCGACCGCATTCCCGCGATCCGCAAGGCCCGGCCCGACCTGCCGGTCATCGTCATCTCGGCCCAGAATACCATCGTCACCGCCATCCGCGCCACCGAGGCCGATGCCTTCGAATACCTGCCCAAGCCCTTCGACCTGCCTGACCTGATGGGCAAGGCGGGCCAAGCCCTGTCGCGCCGCCCGCGTCGATCCAGCGAGCCGACGGTCGCGGGCGAGACCGTGTCGCCCGAGGGCGGGGCCGCCAGCGCCGATCCGGCCATGCCGCTGATCGGCCATGCCCCGGCGATGCAGGCGCTGTTCCGCATGGTTGCGCGGGTGCTGAACGCCGATCTGCCGGTGGTCGTCTCGGGCGAGGCGGGGGTGGGCAAGTCGATGATCGCGCGCAGTTTCCACGACCTTTCCGACCGCAAGGATCGCGGGCTGGTGGTGCTGAGTTCTGCCGATCCGCTGGATGCGGCGGTTGCCCGGATCGAGACCCAGGCAGCTGGGGGATCGGTCATCATCGAGAACCCGGCGGGCTTCGATCCGGCGGCGCAGGCCCGGCTGGTCGGGCTGATCGAGACCCTCGAGGCCGATCCCGAGCCGGGCCGGGCGCCGCGGCTGATCTCGACCATGGGCCATGATCCGCAGGCCGATCTGGCGGCGGGGCGGCTGCGCGCGGATCTCTATTACCGGCTGGCCGGGGTGACGATGAACGTGCCGCCGTTGCGCGCGCGGATTGAGGATATCGTGCCCTTGGCCCGGCACCTTCTGGCCCGCGCGGCGGCTCAGGGCCTGCCCGACCGCAGCCTGTCGGAAGGGGCGGCGGCGCTGATCCGTTCGCATCCCTTCCCCGGCAATGTGCGCGAGCTGGAAAACACCATGCGCCGACTGGCCCTGACCGCCGCACAGGCCGAGATCACCGAGACCGAGGCACGCGAGGCGCTGGCGCAGGTGCCGGGGGCTGAACTGTCGGCCCGGGTGGCCGAGCCGCGCCTTTCCCCGGGCGCGCCCGATCGCGGCAGCCGGATGCCGCAGATGGTCTCGGCCGCCGATGCCCGGCTGGCGGATTCAGTCGAGGCGCATCTGCAACGCTATTTCGACCTGCATGGCGAGGAGCTGCCGCCGCCGGGCCTCTATGACCGCATCCTACGCGAAATCGAGAAGCCGCTACTGGAAATCGCGCTCGATGCGACCGGCGGAAATCAGCTGCGTTGCGCTGATTTGCTGGGAATAAACCGCAATACCCTGCGCAAGAAGCTGACCGACCTGAATATCGAGGTGACACGGCGGCGCAAACTGATGTAA